In Lolium rigidum isolate FL_2022 chromosome 7, APGP_CSIRO_Lrig_0.1, whole genome shotgun sequence, the DNA window ggtgttggtgttggtgttggtggtgcTGTTGTTGGTGGTGTGGGGACTGGTTCTACGACTGGGAGTCCGTTTTGCACCCACGCTATGTAGCCGCCTCCCACGTTCTTCACATTCATGAAACCCTGCATCCATCCATCGTATTCATTCATGTCAGTTCATTTTTTTCTTGTCTTTTACAATTTGATCATAGCACAACCAGTTTAATCGTTGGTCTGGCTACTCACTGCTGCTTGGAGATCAACGCATGCTAGCTCCGACCTCTTGCCGCTCTGGCAACCCTGCTCAACATCCATTGATAAATAGGATGGAAATTCAGACAAGTATAGATGCTTTTCCAGTAGTGTAAGACGACGTACGATGAGTATGTGTTGGTCTGTGGTGAAGAGCGAGGCGACCTGCTCCACGAACAAAGGGTTCTTCTCCCGGGTCCCTGCTGATGGAACACCCATTAGCTAACCTTATTATTTAGTTCATCAACTTTAATTAGGGATCAAGTTGGACGGCTACACGTCCAGGTACACGGACGCATACAGACGTAGTAGCAAATGGATGTGTTAAATTAAACTGAATTAATTAGTTACAAGCTCAAGAAATAGGCTAATTAATTTGGATGACATGCCTTGGGGTGTGACGAACATGTAGGGCACATTGAGCGAGTTGTGCAGGTGACCCTTGGCCATCTCCTCCTCCGTCCTCACATCCAGGTACTTCCACACCTGCTTCTCATCCTCCTGCGGCTGCTGCTTCAGCTCGCTCGCCGTTAGCACGTCCACCGTCACTACCTCTGCCGGCGCTGGTGCCGGCACTGATTCCGACCTGCAAATCAGTTAAGATCAATCAAAGCGTTGATTACCACGGATGGATGATCTGACGACGGAGAACCTGATCTCTTCGGGAGGAGGCGCCATGATCTTGAGCTGCTGCAAGCTAGTGCTCTTGATCAGTCAGTCCCTCGGGTGTTGGGACTTGGGAGCACTACGTTGATCCTCACGGCGCAGGCTACCTTCATATAGTATGCTCACTAGTAGTAGCTCAACAATCAATTGTATGCATTAATATGTGTATGTCACTATGTCAGTTGTGACCTGGCTGTACAACACCAAAACGATAACTAGCACCAAGAAGCTATCCAATTTGTGTAGTATATCGCATGGAATGAGATTGTGGGAAAAAAAAAGCAATTTATCTAGTCACTTCCATGCCATTTTCTGGTCATTGTTGTTTCTGGACAAAGAAGATCACCTCAGTGCTATGTGGATGATATCATCCATTGCATCATGCTCCAacatgcataattgatctctagaCCCTTATAGGAAAGAATATATGCCTTTTTTCAATCATCGGATATTGGTCTATTTATGAAGAGTTATAAACTTTCATCACGAGCTTTAATATCATACCATAATGACCAGCTGTAGTGATGGTGTGTTCATCCATCCACCCATCGTGTTTGGACCAGTTCGTGGCAGGAATCAAGCAATCAATCATCCTCATCCTACCTAGAGGGAATACATGACATGGCTGTGTATCCTTACTGTTACAGCATATCATTTCTTCATCCCACTTGGAGAAATTGAGCGCCAGAAAATGATGTTCAAATTATACCGAAACTAAGAGAGAGTTACTACGAACGCTAGCAATAGGCGGTGAGTTACCTTTGTGCAAGAACCCTTTACTGTCCTTTTGCGTTGTGTGAAGCACGTCAAATACTGACATGGTTGGTTTGTGTGTTCCGCTGTAACACTGATAATGGAACACGATACCATTTAGAATCGcgtggagagaaagagagagctCTATTATAGACCCCAACAAAATAAATGCAAATTAAGCCTCCGAGGCGAAATGAAGAAATGAAAAGAACTTGACATCAATGACATTACTTCCAACTGAACAAGAATCGATCGTCTCCAAGCTTGACTTGTAGAGTTGCCAGAAGTTgaatcttcttcttttttttccgataaaggatgctttattactcaaaaactTTAAGCATTACACATAGCCtttgcataactaggatgcacgcAGCCGTTCGAGTATCCAAaaggaacaaaaaaaaattatagaaaaaaatcaaaagagcgAACACGGCTAAGCTTCAGCTTGAACTTAAACTTGTTGCAACtaatgtatctcttcacatacctatcCATGTTCCATCTTATTTTTGACCAATAGAGGAAAGATAATTGCCGATTCAGTCTCATGGTTCAGTTCAGAAAACCACATGCAAACATGGATAGAATGAAAATCGATCTGCTATAAATTCTACTCactccgtctaaaaataggcgTCTCACTTTTGTTTAGATACGAATGTATCTAAatgcattttagttagagatacatccatatctagataaaTTTGAGACATATTTTTTTAGATGGAGGAAGTATTATATTAGTAGAGTAAGAAGCTATataaactactccctccatcccaaaatatgttgcatacAATTTTGGAAATTGCTAAGCTAGTGCTCAATAGATTCTTCCAATGTCGGATTTGCATGTTGGCTTGTGCTCTTGAGTTGCAAGTTAGGTTGCAACAGTTGAAAGTGGTGTTGCAAGTTGCAACTGAAAATTTTCACTTGGAAGTGAGATTGTAACTATGAAAAATG includes these proteins:
- the LOC124675643 gene encoding thiosulfate sulfurtransferase 18-like, translating into MAPPPEEIRSESVPAPAPAEVVTVDVLTASELKQQPQEDEKQVWKYLDVRTEEEMAKGHLHNSLNVPYMFVTPQGTREKNPLFVEQVASLFTTDQHILIGCQSGKRSELACVDLQAAGFMNVKNVGGGYIAWVQNGLPVVEPVPTPPTTAPPTPTPTPAEFAT